In Sulfitobacter sp. M39, the following proteins share a genomic window:
- a CDS encoding helix-turn-helix domain-containing protein, giving the protein MSHPVDIHVGKKLKQIRTLRRLSQTDVAKRLKLSFQQIQKYEIGSNRVAASRLFELSQILDVTPAYFFEGLHDNTNDAPASDPSIEIVSALAAIHDDALKTRIVTFIEDVSGLTVARQG; this is encoded by the coding sequence ATGTCACATCCAGTGGATATCCACGTTGGCAAAAAACTAAAACAAATTCGCACGCTGCGTCGGCTTTCCCAAACTGATGTTGCAAAGCGCCTAAAGCTGTCGTTTCAACAAATTCAAAAGTACGAAATTGGATCGAACCGCGTTGCCGCCAGCCGCCTGTTTGAACTGTCTCAGATTTTAGACGTAACGCCCGCGTATTTCTTTGAAGGCCTTCACGACAACACCAATGACGCCCCAGCGTCAGACCCAAGCATTGAAATTGTGAGCGCGCTTGCCGCGATACATGATGACGCGCTGAAAACGCGCATTGTCACCTTTATCGAAGACGTCTCTGGGTTGACCGTCGCACGTCAGGGATAG
- a CDS encoding helix-turn-helix domain-containing protein codes for MNSIDSQKPVDLDVDRIPPLLYEMVRSFTVLADTLNLSQAVRLLGSTRQTVRRHIAQIEEYLGAPMFEVDERRYRLTLRGEEALPEAREFLARGKVWIQGNTRSSGGLLRLSHETPNGWNFYQQQRPLTQIWDGESQMIKEAFSAWVRSEGRLEHENFQQIRPYVLVYRDSPSGWICIEVGQESFYTSWWGWENARSSIGRPLGNFPGGPEFEAMLDFPFREVQANGGVRLDEVVTQMPRSTAGGELIPLAYKRLLMASRFPDGSFALISAVDRSRNVTISGLDQDVMAGMPEDAIVGF; via the coding sequence ATGAACAGTATCGACAGCCAAAAGCCAGTTGATCTTGATGTAGACCGGATTCCGCCCTTACTGTATGAAATGGTTAGATCTTTTACTGTTCTCGCGGACACGTTGAACCTAAGCCAAGCGGTGCGTCTGTTAGGCAGTACCAGGCAAACAGTGCGGCGTCACATTGCCCAAATCGAAGAGTATTTAGGCGCACCGATGTTTGAGGTCGATGAGCGCCGGTATCGACTAACACTCCGTGGTGAAGAAGCTTTGCCCGAAGCACGCGAGTTTCTGGCCCGCGGAAAGGTTTGGATACAAGGCAATACCCGTAGCAGCGGTGGCCTATTGCGTCTTTCGCACGAGACGCCGAATGGGTGGAACTTCTATCAGCAACAGCGGCCTCTCACCCAGATATGGGATGGCGAATCGCAGATGATTAAAGAGGCATTCTCCGCCTGGGTCCGAAGCGAAGGTCGATTGGAGCACGAAAATTTTCAACAAATTCGGCCTTATGTTTTGGTCTACAGGGATTCCCCCAGTGGTTGGATTTGTATCGAGGTCGGACAAGAATCATTTTACACAAGTTGGTGGGGTTGGGAAAATGCACGGAGCAGCATCGGGCGTCCGTTGGGGAATTTCCCCGGTGGGCCAGAGTTTGAAGCGATGTTGGATTTTCCCTTTCGTGAGGTTCAGGCGAACGGCGGGGTCCGCCTCGACGAGGTTGTCACGCAGATGCCAAGAAGTACTGCAGGGGGGGAGCTTATCCCGTTGGCCTATAAGCGACTTTTAATGGCGAGCCGTTTCCCTGACGGAAGTTTTGCCTTGATCTCGGCTGTGGATAGATCGCGAAATGTGACCATTTCCGGACTGGATCAAGATGTGATGGCGGGAATGCCAGAGGATGCCATTGTCGGCTTCTAG